A portion of the Paenibacillus hamazuiensis genome contains these proteins:
- the cobK gene encoding precorrin-6A reductase — MIFMLCGTSDARELAVRIRQSGAALLTSVVTDSAAKSLQEEGLQVRTGRLTEDEMVRLLAEGGYRAVVDASHPFAEEAHRNAMQAARRAGIPYIRYERASLVYDNHPRLTVVPGYEEAALEAKRRKGSVMLTTGSKTLHIFARHLLGDPDIRLVARMLPRRDNMEKCEELGIEHKNIVAMQGPYSRELNSALYRQFGTTLMITKESGKVGAVDDKVEAALEMGIDVIIISRPEIEFGTVFTEYEGVLEQLKTIIA, encoded by the coding sequence ATGATCTTTATGCTTTGCGGCACGAGCGACGCGAGGGAGCTCGCCGTGCGCATCCGGCAGAGCGGCGCGGCGCTGCTGACGTCGGTGGTGACGGACAGCGCCGCCAAAAGCCTGCAGGAGGAAGGGCTGCAGGTGCGGACCGGCCGCCTGACCGAAGACGAGATGGTGCGACTGCTCGCCGAAGGAGGCTACCGCGCTGTGGTCGACGCGAGCCATCCGTTTGCCGAGGAGGCGCACCGCAATGCGATGCAGGCGGCCAGACGCGCCGGCATCCCGTACATCCGCTACGAGCGGGCCTCGCTCGTATACGACAACCATCCCCGGCTCACCGTGGTGCCGGGGTATGAGGAGGCGGCGCTTGAAGCGAAGCGCCGCAAAGGCTCCGTCATGCTGACCACGGGGAGCAAGACGCTGCATATTTTCGCCCGGCACCTGCTGGGCGATCCCGACATCCGCCTCGTCGCACGCATGCTGCCGAGGCGCGATAACATGGAGAAATGCGAGGAGCTCGGCATCGAGCATAAAAACATCGTCGCGATGCAGGGACCGTATTCCCGCGAGCTGAATAGCGCGCTTTACCGGCAGTTCGGCACGACGCTTATGATTACGAAGGAAAGCGGCAAAGTCGGCGCCGTCGACGATAAGGTGGAAGCAGCGCTTGAAATGGGCATCGACGTGATTATCATTTCGCGGCCGGAGATCGAATTCGGCACAGTATTTACAGAGTACGAAGGCGTGCTGGAGCAGCTTAAGACGATTATCGCGTAA
- a CDS encoding precorrin-8X methylmutase, whose translation MDFKTEFKPLTIQPQEIEDKSFQIITEELGEHPFTEEQYPVVQRVIHASADFELGRSLVFHPRAIEAGIAAIRGGETVVADVQMVQVGVSKDRIRKYGGDVKVYISDPDVMEEAKRLNTTRAIISMRKASREAEGGIYAIGNAPTALLELIRLVKDGLAKPSLVIGMPVGFVSAAESKDELRKLDIPFITNIGRKGGSTIVVAALNALSIMADKRG comes from the coding sequence ATGGATTTCAAAACGGAATTCAAGCCGCTGACGATTCAGCCGCAGGAAATCGAAGATAAAAGCTTCCAGATCATTACCGAGGAGCTCGGGGAGCATCCTTTTACGGAGGAGCAGTACCCGGTGGTGCAGCGCGTCATTCACGCTTCGGCGGATTTTGAGCTCGGGCGCAGCCTCGTATTCCACCCGCGAGCGATAGAGGCGGGCATCGCCGCGATCCGGGGAGGCGAAACGGTCGTGGCCGACGTGCAAATGGTGCAGGTCGGGGTCAGCAAAGACCGCATCCGCAAATACGGCGGAGACGTGAAAGTGTACATCTCCGATCCCGACGTGATGGAGGAGGCGAAGCGGCTTAACACGACGCGCGCAATCATTTCGATGCGCAAAGCTTCGCGCGAAGCGGAAGGCGGCATTTACGCGATAGGCAACGCACCGACGGCGCTGCTCGAGCTGATCCGGCTCGTCAAAGACGGGCTCGCGAAACCAAGTCTCGTCATCGGCATGCCGGTCGGCTTCGTGTCGGCGGCGGAATCGAAGGACGAGCTGCGCAAGCTCGATATTCCGTTCATTACGAATATCGGTCGCAAAGGCGGAAGCACCATCGTCGTGGCGGCGCTGAACGCGCTGTCGATTATGGCGGACAAACGGGGTTAA
- a CDS encoding cobalt-precorrin-5B (C(1))-methyltransferase: MSERRQDGLGGQDNGDKQNKQNEQDEKQPMRHGYTTGACATAAAKGALTMLITQQPVSEAEIWLPAGFAHTFELIEGEFTRDMAQVATIKDAGDDPDATHKAKIVATVTWKDGGGIELDGGVGVGRVTKPGLPVPVGEAAINPVPRRMLTQMAEELLGEYGIAPSRGVRIVISVPDGEEIAKKTLNARLGIIGGISILGTRGIVVPFSTAAYKASVIQALQVAKATGVRHVVLTTGGSSEKYAMKMNPQLSEEAFIQMGDFVGFSLQHAKRLGMEKISLVGMMGKFSKVAQGVMMVHSKSAPVDFGFLAQVAAEAGAELQLQQAIAEANTAAQAGDLAAEAGLSTFFDKLSEYACRHALEHIGGGVTVETALVTMKGDVLGRAEIVG; this comes from the coding sequence GTGAGCGAGCGGCGGCAGGACGGGCTCGGCGGGCAGGATAACGGGGACAAGCAGAATAAACAGAACGAGCAGGACGAAAAGCAGCCGATGAGGCACGGCTATACGACCGGGGCATGCGCCACCGCAGCGGCCAAAGGCGCGCTCACGATGTTGATCACCCAGCAGCCGGTCAGCGAAGCGGAAATATGGCTGCCGGCCGGCTTTGCCCATACGTTCGAGCTGATCGAGGGCGAATTTACGCGCGATATGGCGCAAGTCGCAACGATCAAGGACGCCGGCGACGACCCGGACGCGACGCACAAGGCGAAAATCGTCGCCACTGTCACCTGGAAGGACGGCGGCGGCATCGAGCTGGACGGCGGCGTCGGCGTCGGGCGCGTCACGAAGCCGGGACTGCCGGTGCCCGTCGGCGAGGCGGCGATCAATCCGGTGCCGAGGCGCATGCTGACGCAGATGGCCGAGGAGTTGCTGGGCGAATACGGAATCGCCCCTTCGCGCGGCGTCCGCATCGTCATTTCCGTGCCGGACGGCGAGGAAATCGCCAAGAAGACGCTGAATGCGCGGCTCGGCATCATCGGCGGGATCTCGATTCTCGGCACGCGCGGGATCGTGGTGCCGTTTTCGACGGCCGCCTACAAGGCGAGCGTCATCCAGGCGCTGCAGGTCGCGAAAGCGACCGGCGTAAGGCACGTCGTGCTGACGACCGGAGGCAGCAGCGAGAAATACGCGATGAAAATGAATCCGCAGCTGAGCGAAGAGGCGTTTATCCAGATGGGCGATTTCGTTGGATTTTCGCTGCAGCATGCCAAACGGCTCGGAATGGAGAAAATCAGTCTTGTCGGCATGATGGGCAAGTTTTCCAAGGTCGCGCAGGGCGTCATGATGGTGCATTCGAAAAGCGCTCCCGTCGATTTCGGTTTTTTGGCGCAGGTGGCGGCGGAAGCGGGAGCGGAGCTTCAGCTGCAGCAGGCGATCGCGGAGGCGAATACGGCGGCTCAGGCCGGAGACCTCGCCGCGGAGGCGGGGCTGAGTACATTTTTCGACAAATTGAGTGAATACGCCTGCCGGCATGCGCTGGAGCATATCGGCGGCGGCGTAACGGTAGAAACGGCGCTCGTAACGATGAAAGGCGACGTTTTGGGGAGGGCGGAAATCGTTGGGTAA
- the cbiE gene encoding precorrin-6y C5,15-methyltransferase (decarboxylating) subunit CbiE: MGKEYVEQMDVMKNVGDWKGKSGHAERPNDNHRIQIIGIGDDGPRGLNAASLALIEQADVLVGGERHLAMFPGIGSERIVIKSGLTQTVDRLNALREIRKVVVLASGDPLFFGIAGYIAKKAGPHAVCIHPHLSSVQLAFARMGEAWQDAALESVHGRPIKGLAQRIDGKAKVALLTDEENSPAAIARYLLEFGMDEYDAFVAENLGGDDEKCGWWTLADMASAQFAPLNVVVLRRKADAPPSRHGFGFEDHEFDQRKPDKGLITKKEVRVLSIAELKLKADSIVWDIGAGSGSVAVECARLTPYGQVYALEKNEGDLANIENNRRKFRADFTAIHAKAPDGLERLPDPDAVFIGGSGGELRELIRVCCTRLKEGGRIVVNATTIETLALAHSAIREEGFAANITLVQVSRSKPILDMTRFEGLNPIYVITGYREAGDGNALEQGGSGE, encoded by the coding sequence TTGGGTAAAGAGTATGTGGAGCAGATGGACGTTATGAAAAACGTTGGCGATTGGAAAGGAAAAAGTGGGCATGCGGAGCGCCCGAACGACAACCATCGGATACAAATTATCGGCATCGGCGACGATGGCCCGCGCGGGTTAAACGCAGCGAGCCTGGCGCTCATCGAACAAGCGGACGTGCTGGTCGGCGGGGAGCGGCATCTGGCGATGTTTCCCGGCATCGGCAGCGAGCGCATCGTGATCAAAAGCGGCCTCACGCAAACGGTGGACCGGCTGAATGCGCTGCGGGAAATCCGCAAGGTCGTGGTGCTGGCGTCAGGAGACCCACTGTTTTTCGGCATCGCCGGTTATATCGCGAAAAAAGCGGGACCGCATGCGGTTTGCATCCATCCGCACTTAAGCTCGGTGCAGCTCGCATTTGCCCGGATGGGAGAAGCTTGGCAGGATGCGGCGCTGGAAAGCGTGCACGGCAGACCGATCAAGGGGCTGGCTCAGCGCATCGACGGCAAGGCGAAGGTCGCGCTGCTGACCGACGAAGAGAACAGTCCCGCCGCCATTGCGCGGTATTTGCTCGAGTTCGGAATGGACGAATACGATGCGTTTGTGGCGGAAAATCTCGGCGGCGACGATGAGAAATGCGGCTGGTGGACGCTCGCGGATATGGCAAGCGCACAGTTCGCGCCGCTGAACGTCGTCGTGCTGCGCCGCAAAGCGGATGCGCCCCCGTCCCGGCACGGCTTCGGCTTCGAAGACCATGAGTTCGATCAGCGCAAGCCGGACAAAGGGCTCATCACGAAAAAAGAGGTCCGCGTGCTGAGCATCGCCGAGCTGAAGTTGAAGGCGGACAGCATCGTGTGGGACATCGGCGCCGGCTCCGGTTCGGTCGCCGTCGAATGCGCGAGGCTGACGCCGTACGGGCAAGTATACGCGCTGGAGAAAAACGAAGGCGATCTCGCTAACATCGAGAACAACCGCCGCAAGTTCCGCGCCGATTTTACGGCGATTCACGCGAAGGCGCCGGACGGCCTGGAACGTCTGCCCGATCCGGATGCCGTGTTTATCGGCGGCAGCGGCGGCGAGCTGCGCGAGCTGATCCGCGTTTGCTGCACGCGCCTGAAGGAAGGCGGGCGCATCGTCGTGAATGCGACGACGATCGAGACTTTGGCGCTGGCCCATTCGGCGATACGGGAGGAAGGCTTCGCGGCAAACATCACGCTGGTGCAGGTGTCGCGGAGCAAGCCGATTTTGGACATGACGAGATTCGAAGGTCTTAATCCGATTTATGTCATCACCGGTTACCGGGAAGCCGGGGACGGAAATGCGCTGGAGCAAGGAGGAAGCGGAGAATGA
- the cobI gene encoding precorrin-2 C(20)-methyltransferase: MTQTAVKTGTLYGIGVGPGDPELITVKAFRMLKECPVIAYPKKRMGAKSYALEIVELYVNTAEKEMLGLVFPMTKDQATLDREWNKTVDLCWQHLQAGRDVAFVTEGDPNLYSTFIHMARLMQELHPEVPIRSVPGISSVLGAAARLGVPLADGDDQVAIVPATGDRDEMKRAIEEHETVVFIKVAKVLDMMIEILEELRLSEKASVVTKVTSPQELVWRDVRELKGQELEYLTLMVVRK, from the coding sequence ATGACGCAGACGGCGGTAAAAACGGGAACGCTGTACGGCATCGGCGTCGGCCCGGGCGATCCCGAGCTGATTACGGTCAAGGCGTTCCGCATGCTGAAGGAATGTCCGGTCATCGCCTATCCGAAAAAACGGATGGGCGCCAAATCGTATGCGCTCGAAATCGTCGAGCTGTACGTGAACACGGCGGAGAAGGAGATGCTCGGCCTCGTTTTTCCGATGACGAAGGACCAGGCGACGCTGGACCGCGAATGGAACAAAACCGTCGATTTATGCTGGCAGCATTTGCAGGCGGGACGGGATGTCGCTTTTGTGACCGAGGGCGATCCGAACCTGTACAGCACGTTCATCCATATGGCGCGGCTGATGCAGGAGCTTCATCCGGAGGTGCCGATCCGCTCGGTGCCCGGCATTTCGTCGGTGCTCGGAGCGGCTGCAAGGCTTGGCGTGCCATTGGCCGACGGGGACGACCAGGTGGCGATCGTGCCGGCGACCGGCGACCGCGACGAGATGAAACGGGCGATCGAGGAACACGAGACCGTCGTTTTTATCAAAGTGGCCAAGGTGCTTGATATGATGATCGAAATATTGGAAGAGCTGCGCCTCTCGGAAAAAGCATCCGTCGTCACGAAGGTGACGTCGCCGCAGGAGCTCGTTTGGCGGGATGTGCGCGAGCTGAAGGGACAGGAGCTGGAATATTTGACGCTGATGGTGGTGAGAAAATGA